The window TATCATCCTCATCACTATATAAAGGAGTGCCAGGCATAGGCATATAGTAATTAACGGCCACAAAGGTAGAATTTATCTCTTTTAAGAGATTGCCTGTCATTTCCATATCATCCATGGTCTCACCAGGAAGTCCAATAATCATGTAGGAATAAGAGTAAATGCCCGCATCATTAATCGCCTTCACTCCCCTCTTTATCTGATCAACATTAATACCCTTGTTTACCATCTTTAAGATCTTCGGCGAGCCGGATTCAATACCAAGTGCCAGTTGAAAAAAACCAGCTTTCTTCATTAATCCAAGAATTTTTGGATTATCTACCTTATCCACTCTTGTTTGAGCATAAATTTTCAGCTTGATTTTCTCCTTCAGTATCTCCTTACAGAACTCTATGATTCTTTCGTTTTTGTAATAAAAGAGATCGTCAAGAAAAACCAACCCCTTGATTTTGTAGTTTTTTACCTGCCACTTTATCTCTCCGATAATGTCATCGATTGTCCTTTCCCTAAACACATTCCTTACGTTTTCTGTGCAAAATTTGCATCCAAAGGGGCAGCCTCTGTTAGCCATCATAAATCCAGTCTTGAGAAAGTGCCCGGGAATGCCACCAAGTCTGATATTTGTATAGTGTGCGTATTCAACAAGATCAAAAGCTGGATACAAGAGGGTATCAAGGTTTTTTGGATCACGATACTTAGTAGTAACAAGATCTTTTCCATTCTGATACGCAATTCCGTTAACGTCTTCAAGACCACGTTGTAAATTATATGCATTTAATAATTCAACGATTGTTTCCTCCCCTTCACCGATTACGACCGCGTCTGCACCATAAGCTAGATATTTTTCCGGTACATAAGATGGGTCTTTTCCTCCACATACTACTATTTTCTCTTTTGTTGTTGCTTTGATCTGCTGTATTATCTCACCGGTAACGCTTCTATTCCAACTGATTACTCCAAAACCGATAAAATCAGGGTCATATTTGTACAATTCAATCCACAACTTTTTATTCTTCTTTTTGTTGTAGTTTTCATCAATAAATTCTATTACTTTAACCTCATATCCAGCATCCGCTAAATAACTAGCAACATATAATAACCCCAAAGGTGGTCTCCATCCCTTTCTTGGGTTTATGAGCAATACCTTTCTTTTTGCTGGAAGAGTTCTCATTATCATACTATACTCATCTTATAATGGTTTTCGGATAAAATCAGATAAAGAACGGATCGGGTAAAGCCCTCGGCGTTTTCTGTCCGGGGATAACAGCAGCCAGGCTTTGGTTCCTTGAAAAAACGTAAACCAAATAGGTTTTAGTATCTTTGCCTGACAACCATTACTAAGAGTTATTATCCGTTTTTTTTAAAATTTTTGCATATGAAACTGTATTGCATCTTTTATTACTGCCATAGGCGACATTTGGTGTGTCTTATGTGCAAGATATCTTAAATAAAATCCTTCAAGAAAAATCAATGGATGAAACAGAATATACTTTAATAAGAATAAAATAAAGCCTGGATACGAAAATAGGTTCTTATTTCTATCCACAACCGACAGGGACTCAAACTCATCTCCTACCATCTTAAGAGCATCTAAAGGAATAGTGGTAGAAAATTCAGGATAATCTGTCGTATACGTAAACCCTTTAAAACCTTTTCTATCTACTAAAAACTTTGCACTACTTATTTCAAACTCAAAAGAAGGTGTACCGGGCATTGGCATATAATAGTTAACGGCAACGTTAGTAGCCTTGATCTTTGTAAGCAATGCTCTCGTCATTTTCCTGTCTTCATCGGTTTCTTCCGGATGGCCTACTATGATGAAGGCGAACGTGTTAATACCGGCTTCATTATAAATCTCAAAGGCATTTTCTATCTGTTCAACAGTAATACCTTTCTTCATAGAATCCAGGATTTTTTGTGACCCTGACTCAACACCAACAGCTAAAAGCAGAACACCGGCATTTTTCATCAGTTCCACTGTCTCTTTTTTTACTTTGTCAACCCTTGCGTGGCAAAAAAACTTTGTTTTTACGTTTCTTTCAATTATCTTCTTACAAAATTCAACAGTGCGACTTTCTCTAAAATAAAAAAGATCATCAAGTACCACAAAACCCTCGATATTGAATTTATTTATCTGCCATTCTATTTCATCTATCAAATCATCAACACTTCTTTCCCTGTATGAGCTACGGATGTTTGTTGTACAGAATTCGCATCTATAGGGACATCCACGACTTCCGAAAATAAACCCTGCCCGCAGATAATGGCCGGGTATGCTCTGTAAACGAAAATCTACATATTTTTCATAATCGACAAGCTCAAATGCTGGACGAAGAATATAGTCCATCGGCAGAAATGATCTCTGTGGGGTAGATGTAATCTTACGGTCTCTTAAATATGCAATACCTTTAACCGCATCTAATGATTCTTGAAAATTTAAGGCATCCAGCAACTCAACAATAGTAATCTCAGACTCTCCGATAGTACAGAAATCTGCACCACTAAAGAGCAGATCGTTCGGGTTAGAAGTTGCATGTTTACCGCCACAGATAATGATTTTTCGAGGCATCTCTTCCCGAACCTTGGATATTAATCTTTGAGTAATCCTGAATGTTGAACTGATAACTCCAAATCCGACAAAATCAGGATCATAGTTCTTGAGGTCTCTCCAGATTCCTCTATTATATCTGACATTGGGTGGATAGAGTTCATCCAGGAATTCGAAAATTCTCACTTCGTATTGATTATCCAGTAAATATGCCCCGATATATAAGAGTCCCAGTGCCGGACGGCCTCCCTTTCTCGGCTGAATCAAGGCAATCCTGTTTCCCACTCTTTTGTCAGCCCTGTTGCGGGATCTATCAAGAACAGTATGACTTTCTTCCATGATAATCCTGTCGTTGTCTCTGAGTGTAGACGCCACTTTTTTTTCACTATGAGAAACTGTATTATCTACAATACACCGCACGCTCATGAAATTGAAACCTCCTCTACTGAATGATTATTTAACGCCAAAAAACTCTTTCACTTTACCGGCAATATACAACATATCTTTCTTCCCGAGGCTTATGTGTGTAGGGAGAAATATAAGTTTATTGTGCAGTTTCTGAGCATTCGGGTATTTTCCTTTTGCATATGGCTTAAACCTTTCAAGGGTTGTTGTATCAATCGCTGTCTCATCCTGCGCATCAATTTTGTGAATAGTCAGGAAGCGCTGAAGTTCTTTACTCCTCTCAGTCCAGATGGCATAATGTACAGAAACATTCTCTCTGTCCGTGAAATCCCGTGGAATGTGTAATCCTGGAATATTTGACAATTGATCACTCAGGATTTCTGCATTTTCCATCCGTTTTCTGTTTGTACTGTCTATCCTTTTCAGCTGACTGAGCCCCAGCCTTGCCTGGACATTATTCATGTCGACCTTGAAACTATCGGGTACACTATCGTATGACGGCATTTTCACCCTGAATCTTCCGGCATACTCCTCCTTCCCCTTTACCTGAAATTGATACACTAAGGGATAGAGAGAAAACCGGTAAAGATAGGGGAGGTTAAGATACTTAAGCAAACTTCCCTTGATTGTTTGTATACAGAGCTCTTTTGTCGATATATGCGAAAAATCACTTTTCAGATCTCTGAGTTTGCTGATAAATCCATCATCATCTGAAGTTACCATAGCTCCGCCAAACCCATAAAAGCTCTTACCATAACCAAAACTGAATGAACCGATATCAAACGAACCGATTCGTTTACCTTTATAGGTTGCCCCGCACGATCTGGCACAATCCTCCACAACACGGAGATTGTGTTTTTTGGCAATTTTCATTATTGGATCCATATCTGCGGGAAGCCCATTCAGGTGAGTAGGATAAATCACTTTAGTTCTCGCTGTAATAGCCTTCGTTATTTTACGATGATCAATACTCTGTGTATCAAACTGAACATCAACAAAGACAGGTTTCAAACCTGCCATGACGACCATTGCGGCATCTACCCAGAAGGTAAATGCGGGGAGAATTACCTCGTCTCCCTCTTCAAGCCCAAGAGCCTTGAGCGCATAGTACGTCCCGGTACGGCTGTACGGAAAGGCAACGGCATTTTTTGTACCAATATATCTGGCATACGCCTTTTCCAATTCTGCGACTTTATCATTGCACGTTGCTTTTTTGGTATTCACTATCTGCAACAGGGATGAAATGACTTCAATTGTCTTCAAATCAACCGAAGTCCTGGACATTGCCTTTAACATTATGTACCTCCTTTAATTGATATTGATTAATACTTCTTAAGGGGTCGGGAAAAGCAACTTTACATTCTTGCATCTCATTTTAAGGTTACCTTTGCCTGATCATTATTCACAGAATCCTCAACTATTTGCTGTACACGCCAGCAGTCGCATTTAGAGCATGTTTTGACCTTTTGATGGTTTCTTCTAAAATTATTAATTCTGTCTCCATGCCAGATATCATTTATATCTTCTTCCAAGACATTTCCAAATTTAGAATTTGGCAAGACACAGCAGGGAAGCATATCTCCATCATGATTGATTAATGGATAATCCAGTAATCTTGTACAACATGAATCCATTCTGAGGAAATACTTAAAATGTTTATACAAAAAGCCCATGAATCCGGTAAAAAACTGATCCTGCAAACAATCTATTCTTACGTTATACTTTTTTCTCAGTCGGGAAAATTCTCTAAATACCTCCTTCTCTTTTTCTCTACCAGGCCGTTCAAGGCCATTATCAAAATACATATGCATGCGTAATACATTTATTCTGTGAATATTATTGTTTGCCCCCCACTCGATAACATCGTACACATCTTGCTCCCTATCTTTGAACAAGACAGTTTGAAAAGATATCTTTGGAGTATCTACTTCCATTTCTTCTTTCAGCGCACAAAACATCTTTATATTTTTTAAAACTTCTTTATCGCGATGTGCAATTTCATCAGTACTGTTTCCGTTAATACTTTCAAGAGAGAACGAAATAGTATCTAAACCTGACAAAATTATTTCTCTTATCTTTTTGTCACTATTTAACAACAATCCGTTTGACGTTATCTTGACAATCATTCCTTTTGCTTTGCAATACTTGATAGAATCTAATATTCTCGGGTGAGTCAGAGGTTCTCCCAAACCGACAAGACTTATCTCCTTTACGCCTTCGAGTCTGTCAATTATTTTTTTAAACGTTTCGTACTCTATATGTGTTTTTTCAATACCAACATGATGAATGGGACACATTTTACATGTCAGATTGCAGGCATTCGTAATATCAAGTTGAACAAAATAGGGAAACCGTGCTGGTTTGTGTAAAATCCTTTTCAGTACCATTAAGGGAAAAGGTTCAGGTTTAATATTACTTTTTACCATAACTGTTTTCGTTTTTTATTCCTAGTTCAATTCAATCTGTCTTAATCGTGCAAAATCACATCCTGAACACCAGGGAGTTTTATAATAGTTTTTTCTGAAAATTTTATATTTAGCGCTCTTCCAGATCTGTTTTAAATCTTCACCACACAAATTTCCCATCCTATTGTCAACCAAGGCACAGCATGGATTCACATACCCCTCTACATTGATATACACAAAATCGTGTAGCCTGATACAGTGCCTGTCCATCCCTAATAGACGTTTAAAGTGTTTATACAAAATTCCATTTATTCCTGTGTATACCCTATCCTGAATACAGTCTATTCTTATATTATGTTGCTTCCGATACTGGTCAAACTTACGAAAGATCGCTTTCTCTTCCCGTACAGTTGGTCTCTCAACATTTGTTAATGTATTATGCTTTTCAAAACGGGCAACATTCACTCTGTCAATACCATTTAAAGCCCCCCATTCGATAATATCGAAAATGTCTCTTTCCCTACTCTTTATCATTAGTGTTTGGAGGGTTATCTTAGGAACTTTAGAGTTCAACTCTTTCTTAAGCTCAACCAATCTTTTTATGTTCTCCAAGGCAGATTGATTCGGATGCGCTATATCGTTCACCTCTTCAATACTTTCCAGAGAAAATGTTACTAAATCTAAGTCTGAAGTGATGAGATCCTTTATTTTTCTATCTGGTTTCAGGAGCATTCCATTTGAAGTTAATTGGGTTTCAAACCCTTTCTCCTTACAGTACCTTATGGCATCTAAGATTTTAGGATGTAACAATGGTTCACCATACCCACAAAGTGATACCGTATCAACACCTTCAATCTTATCGATAATTTGTTTAAATAATTCAATATCCATGTGCTTATAATCAAGTTTAATAAAATGCTTAAAACACATAGTACAATCCAGGTTACACAGGTTGGTTATCGCTATTTGTGCACTTCTTGGAAATTCTGCCGGAATATTTAATGCTGTCTTTAGTATTTTTTTTGTGATACTTTTATTCATCGTATGTATTATGGTTGTCAAGCCATGAACACTATTTAAGGTGTAGCCAGTGATGGTTTTTTGAAACGTTCAGCTTTTTTATCTATCTTCTCTATATCATGAAGTTTGCTAACGGCCAGTCTGATCGTTTCCTTCCAGTCAGTAATCGTATACCCAAGTTCCCTTTGCGCCAATTCAGAAGTATAAAATAGATTCTTAGTGACCATCATTGCCACAATTTTGCTAATGTCTGTATCTTGTTTTACAATTACAGAAAATATTTCAACCATTAAACCAAGCAAGAGCAAGAGCGTTTTAGGCAAACGAATATTAGGCGCTTTTCCTGAAGAGGCAGAAGCAATCTCACCAAGATATTGTTTATATGTTATATTACATCCGCCCAAAATATATCTCTTACCGCATAGACCCTTTTCATAACACTGTACCAATCCTCTCACGAGATCATTTACATTGGTAAGACACAGCCCTCCGGGGGGGAACACCTTCAGTTTTCCTTTTGCAATACTCATGAAGGTACGAAACTGATCGTTTTTCATACCATGGGCACCTACAGTGCTACAGGGAATTGCAACAACTGCATCCAAACCATTTCGAACCTCTTTGAGTACCTCTTTCTCTCCTCTATATTTTGAAATGGCATAGGGATCGTAATAAGCGTTAAAGGTATATGTTTCGTCTGCTATTTTATCATTATCCGGATAACCAACTGCGCTTGATGAACTGACATGAATAAGACGCAACCCACCAACTCTTCTTGCCACTTTAGCAATAGTCCTGGCCGCTCTAATATTGATAACATCTCTCATATGTTGATATCTCTTTAATGATGATCCACAGACAGCAAGGTTATAAACCACCTCACATCCTTCCATTGCATTTTCGAGGCTTGTCTCAACCGTCTCTTTATCTGATAAGTCTCCCAGTACTGATTTCCAGGACAACCCAATCAAGTTTTTTAAGTCTGAACTCTTCCTGTGATAGATAACAACCTCATTTCCTTTCTCTCTTAAATATCGAACAAGATTGCTGCCGATAAATCCTGTCCCACCTATGACTAACGCCCTATTTGTCTTCTCTGAATTTTCCATAATAAATTAAATCAATTCGTATTCCCATTGTTCAGTAGAGAAACTCCGGTCTCTGAGAACTTAAAATCCAGAAATTTTAAGTTCTCATCCGCCATCACCCCTCGGAGTTCTTCCTGTCTCTCTTCATTACAGTAAAAGACAAAATACCCTCCTCCACCTGCCCCGGTTATCTTACCTCCCAGGGCACCATGTTTAAGGGCAATATCATAGACACGATCAAGAAAGTCACTCGTAATTCCTCTGCACATTTCCTTCTTATATTTCCAGGCCACATCCAGTAATGTCCCAAACAATTCCAGATCACCCAGCTCCAGAGCTCTCTTGATGTCGTAGGCGTTATCCTTTACCCTGGCCATGGCAGTAATGATCGATGATCCATCCCTCTTTGTCGAATCATCCTGTTTCTGCAATATCGTTGTGGCTTCTCTGGTTCGACCGGTAAAAAACAGCAACAAATTCTTTTCCAGTCTTGTTTTTACGTCTGGTTCAATTGATATCGGGGTAACGGAAACCCTGTTTTCGTAAAATTCCATAAAGTTCAAGCCGCCGTACGCAGCAGCATATTCGTCCTGTTTTCCAATCGGAAGGTTCAGTATTTCTCTTTGTATGAAATACGCGTCTTCAGCAATCTGGCGTTGAGTAAGGGTTTCATTCTTCAGCCTGGAACAGAGGTGAACCATATTCACCGTTACCGCGCCTGAAGACCCGAGCCCGCTTCCGGGAGGAACTTCAGATGCGGTAAAGAGATCAAATCCGTGATAAAGTCTATAATGCTTAATCACAGCACTGGGGATATCAAAACCTTCACCGAATTTCAGACTGTAAAAATCATCCACAGAAAGAAGTGACTGAAAGTCAGAAGAGATCATCTGAATCTTTTCATCTTCACGCGGTTTATAGAAACTGTAAAAATACTTGTTGATCGTAATGCTTACGACAGCACCGCCATGTTTTTCATAAAACCCCGGCATATCAGTGCCACCGCCACCAAAGCTGATCCGGACCGGTGTTCGGGTAATAATCATTTCGTTTAACTGTTCCCTATAAATAGTATGTCCATCGTAAAGACGCCAGACACGCAAAGGTAAAACGATAGTAATAGAGAAGATTGGTTACAATGTCCAATACCCACAGATGGGATTAAAGAATTGGTAATACTCTTTTAAACTAAGCGCCATTTACAGTGAACTCTCTCATTATAATGCTGCTTTACGTAATCCTTAAATATCCTTAAACGCTCCGGAGTACCGATATCATAAAATCTTTCCTGTGTGACAAAACCGGCACACTCCTGTCCGGCTATATAGTCTGGGAAAATCTCCCGTTCAAGGGATACCTCTTTATCCGGAGGTATACTATCCAGAATATCTTTTTTCAGCGCCAGGACCCCGGCATCCACGTATTGGAGAACAGGGTTTCCTCTATTTTTATCATACCGCGTTACCATCCCTCTGTTATCAAGAGATACATTATTCGGCACTGAAGTATCTACCCTGTTGTCGTACACAACCATCAGGACTTTTTTATCTACTTCAAAGAAACGCCTTTCTATTGATGAATAATTTACAGGCAGGAAAGAATCTCCGTATATAAGGTAGAAACAATTGTCTAAATGTTTTGCTGCATTTTTTAATGCACCGCCTGTACCAAGCGGGTTTTCCTCAAAAGAATAGGTAATACTCATATCCCTGGACTGGCCGTCACCAAAGTGGCTTTGTATCTGTCCCCCCAGATAGCCGACGCAAAGCAGGATATCAGTTATCTTATACCTTTTCAGATACTGAAGCTGGTATTCAAGGTATGGTTTCCCAATAACCGGTATCATAGGCTTGGGAGTCTTCAGGGTTAATGGCCCGCATCTGGTTCCCAACCCGCCAGCCAGAATTACTGCTTGCAGTGTCATAGAATAAATATAATTTATCAGTGAGAAATATATAACGTGTGCAGCTTCAGGCAAATACTTATCACTATGAATGTGATAAGATAAGGAAAGCTAAAATCATGCCGATATGTGATTTCGCAAGAGACGAAAAAGGCACATCCCGAACTTTCTATGTATAAATGACTTACACACATTGTTTATGAAGAAATAAATCGTGGGGAATATTTCACTTTCTCTGTACGTTATGCAGTATAATTTTTCAACACAATGTGGAAAAATATTCCCTCATCCCTGAAAGAAGGATTTGTGCAAAAAGACCTATGGAAAATGATGGTATCCAAACAAGGGCTCAAAGGAAAGAAATTACAGCAAGAATAGGCAATGGGGCAACATGCGGAGTTAATTCTATTTCTTTGCAGTTTAAAGTAATGAACCAGTTGATTTATTTGACTAGATTTTGTTGGCAATTTGAACTGTTTATAGACGATGAAGAGATTTTGGTATTGAAAGGGCATACCTTTCTGATTTTGTTTAAGTAACGATTTTTACCAGAGAGCTTTGATCTGTTCTAGATTCATCATTGCGTCTTCATTCTCCGGATCCAGTTCCAAGGCTTTTTGAAAACACAATGATGCCTTTTCATTATTCCCCTGCCTGGAATAGACGAACCCCAGATTGTTCAATACCATGGGACTACCGGGTTTAAGCTTGAGAATGTTAACGAATATTCCTTCTGCCTCTTTGAACTTATCCTGGTGGCAATAAGCTTCGCCAAGTTTACCCAGCAAGTCTATTCTGTATGTTGTTGAAACCATTTGTTTTTCAATAATCCTGTTGTAAAATCTGAAGAGAAGCCTGTAATTACCTGACCGGATTAAGCACTCACCCAGTATCAGCAAGTGTTCTATTTTATAGGGGTCTTTTGCCAACAGCTGTTTTGAAATCTCCAGAGTAGAATCCCAATCTTGAGGATCAAGATTATCTAAAGCCACGTTTTCCTTTGAATTTATCTCTATTCTTTTCTGTATGGATTTATTATTGGTTTTTTCAAAAAATGACATTAATTTTGTTAATTCCTCATCTGCCCTAAACAGAGGATACCCTTTTAGGTTTTCATCCCTTGCATAACATACCCCACTCAATTTTTCGAAATCTTTAATATCTCCTCTCCCATCGGATAAGACTATTATCTCAGGAAACCCTGATTTAAAGACATTCTCTCTCTGTTTTATTATTTTAAAATTCTTAAATTTATAAATCGAATTCAAAAAATCAAGCAAAGCGGGATTTGATCTATTGTAAATTTCCAGGTAGTCTTCTGCATATAAGCAAATTCCGGGTTCAAGGCAAAATGTGTCCATTTCTGAATAAAGATATAGGTACGGACTCCAACCGCAAATGAGAATTTTATCATCAGGATTGGAGCTATTTTTTATATATTTTGCAATCTTAATTGGATTTTCATAATTTACTTTTGTAAACTCTTCACCATAAAACTTTTTGAGAAAACCGTACGGGTCTTTATGGGGAATGTAGAATTTATAATCAATGCAGACGGCATAGAAAAACAGACCGAAAACCACTAGGGTACTACACCATTGTATGATATTAAAATGAGGCAAAACATTTAAAGTAGAAACCATTTCACTCAGGCTATAACTAGCCAGAATGACAAACCATGGTACCATATAGAGCCAGTAATGAGGAAAAAATGTTCCTCGCATAAAGACCATCCAAACAGATGCAATGAGGCATGCAAACAGTCCACAATAAATGATTGAAAAGCTATTATTAATAAAAGTAATTAATGTAATAATGGTAAGAAACATTAAGGGAAACATAGATGAAGAATTTTTCAAAATAATCTTTTTTTTTGCTTTCTTGTGTATCTCTCCCCTTACGAAACCTCTTGGATAAAATTTATTATATTTCTTTGGATTGATAGCAGAGGGAAACATCATTAACCAGTTGCAGGCTAGATATTCCCAAAAAGCTCCTCTCTTCAAATAATAAATGAGCGGTATAAGATTAGAAACGAAGACACCTCCACCAAAGATAAAGAACGAAGTCAAGGTACTGTTTAGTCCCATCATTATGAGAAGATATCCGGGTAGATAGAGGACAGCTGTTTGCTTGACCAGAATTGAATAACCAAAAAAGAGACCCGATAGGGCAATGAGAAGATGGCTGTCAGTCTTGGATGACTGGAGGATTAAACAGAGACTGGCAAGTAAAGGTAGGGCTAAAATCGTTTCAAAAGGCCCCCAATTCCCGTCAATACGTGGGTTTACTATATAGAGAGCATAGAGTATTCCCGCTATCATCGCAGCTGAAAGGCCACATAAATCATAGACTATCCAGTATACAATAAATGCAGAGAGAGAGCACCATAAGCACATTAGCCTGTTGTAATATTTATTCTCTTTTCCAACAAAGAATTGCAGCACTATTAAATGTAAATAATGCCCTATTGTGTAAACAGGAATATCTTTAAAGAAGGTAATTTTTCTTTTCAACACCTGATCTACATAATATGAACTTCCTGCCTGATCCTGTCCATATGGAGTTTTAAGGAAAGGTATCCAGGTGATAATACCAAAAGCAAAGATTAAGATACTGGTATAATATTCCATAACAGACTATTAGAAAATTTAACTCATCGAGGAATTGCAGAGACAGAAGAGGCATGTGTAACGCCTCGATTAAGGGAAAAGTCTTTTCCTGCGCAGGATTTTCAGATATATCCATAAGGCCGGCGATTACCATTACAGAATGGATGTCAAATATCTTTTCCAGGCTTCCGGGTTTAAAAAGCTAAAAACATGCCAAACAAATAACCGTTACTCAAGTTGTTTCCCGGGGCAAGTGCATCTGATCCTGTTTTTTTACACGTGATTATCATTTCAACACTTTGCAGTTAAAATATACTCATTTCAAAATGATTTTCTGAATGGGTATATGCTAAAACAGGAATGGATTACCTCATAATGTGCCGCTATACTCATCTCATAATGGTTTTCGGATAAAATCCGAGACAAAATTGAGCGAGTACAAGTCCTCGGCGCTTTTTGTCCGGGGATACCTTCACCAGGATTTGGTATATCTCCTTGACAAAAAAAGATAAAGATCTCTCAAGGATGATGTTGATTGGAAAAAACGAATTTGAGCCGACCTGAATGTGATCCCGTTTTATCCGAGAAAGATATGGGATACAGAATTTACCAATGTATTGGGGGAACGCCTGAAACGTGAAGTTGTAAAAAAAGCACAGAGCAGGCAAAGTGCTGCACCTGACACAAAAGACGGGTATTTTTTCACATGTGCCGATCCTTTTAACCGTTTCGGTTTTCCAATGCCCCTGTCTGCCCGTGACAGGTGAGCAATGACTTCAATTTTTCAGTTA is drawn from Candidatus Scalindua sp. and contains these coding sequences:
- a CDS encoding tetratricopeptide repeat protein, with the protein product MEYYTSILIFAFGIITWIPFLKTPYGQDQAGSSYYVDQVLKRKITFFKDIPVYTIGHYLHLIVLQFFVGKENKYYNRLMCLWCSLSAFIVYWIVYDLCGLSAAMIAGILYALYIVNPRIDGNWGPFETILALPLLASLCLILQSSKTDSHLLIALSGLFFGYSILVKQTAVLYLPGYLLIMMGLNSTLTSFFIFGGGVFVSNLIPLIYYLKRGAFWEYLACNWLMMFPSAINPKKYNKFYPRGFVRGEIHKKAKKKIILKNSSSMFPLMFLTIITLITFINNSFSIIYCGLFACLIASVWMVFMRGTFFPHYWLYMVPWFVILASYSLSEMVSTLNVLPHFNIIQWCSTLVVFGLFFYAVCIDYKFYIPHKDPYGFLKKFYGEEFTKVNYENPIKIAKYIKNSSNPDDKILICGWSPYLYLYSEMDTFCLEPGICLYAEDYLEIYNRSNPALLDFLNSIYKFKNFKIIKQRENVFKSGFPEIIVLSDGRGDIKDFEKLSGVCYARDENLKGYPLFRADEELTKLMSFFEKTNNKSIQKRIEINSKENVALDNLDPQDWDSTLEISKQLLAKDPYKIEHLLILGECLIRSGNYRLLFRFYNRIIEKQMVSTTYRIDLLGKLGEAYCHQDKFKEAEGIFVNILKLKPGSPMVLNNLGFVYSRQGNNEKASLCFQKALELDPENEDAMMNLEQIKALW